A genomic window from Brassica oleracea var. oleracea cultivar TO1000 chromosome C8, BOL, whole genome shotgun sequence includes:
- the LOC106307589 gene encoding U-box domain-containing protein 3-like isoform X1, which produces MDPVPVRCLLNSISRYLHLVACQTIRYNPIQTRIGNVVHLLNLLKPFLDEVVDCKTPPDDDCLNSACEDLDSVVNQAREFLEDCSPKLSKLFGVFHCELLLEKVQTCSLKITGILLQLSQASSSVQGVERCMEEIECFKQERTLTEHINNALRNQTDDNDDLDSIIQMIGLVSNQDLLKESIAVEKEQMDQLIDLVSCIREHMLKTEFLEVAKGVSTPPYFRCPLSTELMVDPVIVASGQTFDRTSIKEWLDNGLAVCPRTRQVLSHQELIPNYTVKAMIESWLEANNITLAVNSGADASSIANNMGSNDFNRTESFRFSLRSSSFTSRSSVEAGNGFEKVKINVPASVSKDFEIFELSSQEQSYTHSRSESVCSVVSSVDYVPSLTSETQSLPMNQQSYSEASTNECSVQTMMTSHTIKLVEDLKTGSNKEKTAAAAEIRRLTINSVENRVHIGRCGAITPLLSLLYSEEKLTQEQAVTALLNLSISEVNKAMIVEAGAIEPLVHVLNTGNDRTKENSAATLFSLSVVQVNRERIGQCNAAIHALVSLLGKGTLRGKKDAASALFNLSITHENKARIVQAKAVKYLVEMLDPGLEMVDKAVALLANLSGVGEGRQEIVRGGGVPLLVETVDSGSGRGKENAASVLLQLCLNSPKFCTLVLQEGAIPPLVALSQSGTQRAKEKAQQLLSHFRNQRGARMKKGRS; this is translated from the exons ATGGATCCTGTACCTGTCCGATGTCTTCTTAACAGCATATCTCGTTATCTTCATCTGGTAGCATGCCAGACTATAAGATATAACCCCATCCAAACACGTATTGGAAACGTGGTTCACTTGTTGAACCTCTTGAAACCGTTTCTAGATGAAGTTGTTGATTGCAAAACACCTCCTGATGATGACTGCTTAAACAGCGCGTGCGAAGACCTAGACTCCGTTGTGAACCAGGCTCGTGAGTTCTTAGAAGACTGTTCCCCAAAGTTGAGCAAGCTCTTTGGT GTGTTTCACTGTGAGCTTTTGTTGGAAAAAGTCCAGACTTGTTCACTGAAGATTACTGGCATACTTCTTCAGTTATCACAGGCAAGTTCAAGTGTACAAGGTGTTGAG CGGTGTATGGAGGAGATTGAGTGTTTTAAGCAAGAGAGGACATTAACCGAACACATTAACAATGCTTTACGGAATCAGACAGATGATAATGATGATCTTGACAGCATTATTCAAATGATTGGGTTGGTATCAAACCAGGACCTCTTAAAGGAAAGCATTGCTGTGGAGAAGGAGCAGATGGACCAACTGATAGATCTCGTCTCTTGCATCCGTGAACACATGCTCAAGACCGAGTTTCTTGAAGTGGCTAAAGGTGTCTCAACACCTCCTTACTTCCGGTGTCCTTTGTCTACAGAACTCATGGTTGATCCGGTGATAGTAGCTTCAGGACAGACATTCGACAGAACATCTATCAAGGAATGGCTTGACAACGGGTTAGCTGTTTGTCCCAGGACGAGGCAGGTGCTCTCTCATCAAGAACTCATTCCAAACTACACAGTTAAGGCTATGATTGAGAGTTGGTTGGAGGCAAACAATATCACCCTTGCTGTTAACTCCGGTGCTGATGCTTCATCCATAGCTAATAACATGGGTTCTAATGACTTCAACCGCACAGAGAGCTTTCGTTTCTCTTTAAGAAGCAGTAGTTTTACCTCAAGATCATCTGTTGAAGCTGGAAATGGGTTTGAGAAAGTGAAGATCAACGTGCCTGCTAGTGTAAGCAAGGACTTTGAGATCTTTGAACTTTCTTCTCAGGAGCAGTCTTATACTCATAGCAGGAGTGAATCAGTTTGCAGTGTTGTCTCTTCGGTTGATTACGTTCCTTCCTTGACAAGTGAGACACAAAGCTTACCGATGAACCAACAAAGCTATAGTGAAGCGAGTACTAACGAGTGTTCTGTACAAACAATGATGACTTCACATACCATAAAGTTGGTAGAAGATCTTAAAACCGGATCTAACAAAGAGAAGACTGCTGCTGCTGCTGAGATACGTCGTCTGACCATCAACAGCGTTGAGAATCGTGTCCACATTGGGCGTTGCGGTGCCATCACTCCACTGCTTTCACTTCTATACTCGGAAGAGAAGCTAACGCAAGAACAAGCAGTCACAGCTCTCCTGAATCTTTCCATTAGTGAAGTAAACAAAGCCATGATTGTGGAAGCTGGAGCTATAGAGCCGCTTGTTCACGTTCTGAACACAGGAAACGACAGAACCAAAGAGAACTCAGCAGCTACATTGTTCAGTCTTTCTGTTGTCCAAGTCAACAGGGAGAGAATAGGGCAGTGTAACGCGGCGATACATGCTCTGGTGAGTCTTCTTGGGAAGGGAACGTTGAGAGGGAAGAAAGACGCTGCTTCTGCTTTGTTCAATCTCTCTATAACTCATGAGAACAAGGCTCGGATCGTGCAAGCTAAGGCGGTTAAGTATCTTGTGGAGATGTTGGATCCGGGTTTGGAGATGGTTGATAAAGCGGTTGCTCTTCTTGCGAATCTTTCTGGAGTTGGGGAAGGGCGTCAAGAGATTGTTAGGGGAGGTGGGGTTCCGTTGCTTGTTGAAACTGTTGATTCAGGGTCTGGGAGAGGGAAAGAGAATGCAGCTTCTGTGCTGCTTCAGTTGTGTTTGAATAGTCCTAAGTTTTGCACTTTGGTTTTGCAAGAAGGTGCTATACCTCCGCTTGTTGCCTTGTCTCAGTCTGGTACACAGAGAGCGAAAGAGAAG GCACAGCAACTACTAAGCCACTTCAGGAACCAGCGTGGTGCAAGGATGAAGAAAGGTAGATCATGA
- the LOC106307589 gene encoding U-box domain-containing protein 3-like isoform X2 — protein MEEIECFKQERTLTEHINNALRNQTDDNDDLDSIIQMIGLVSNQDLLKESIAVEKEQMDQLIDLVSCIREHMLKTEFLEVAKGVSTPPYFRCPLSTELMVDPVIVASGQTFDRTSIKEWLDNGLAVCPRTRQVLSHQELIPNYTVKAMIESWLEANNITLAVNSGADASSIANNMGSNDFNRTESFRFSLRSSSFTSRSSVEAGNGFEKVKINVPASVSKDFEIFELSSQEQSYTHSRSESVCSVVSSVDYVPSLTSETQSLPMNQQSYSEASTNECSVQTMMTSHTIKLVEDLKTGSNKEKTAAAAEIRRLTINSVENRVHIGRCGAITPLLSLLYSEEKLTQEQAVTALLNLSISEVNKAMIVEAGAIEPLVHVLNTGNDRTKENSAATLFSLSVVQVNRERIGQCNAAIHALVSLLGKGTLRGKKDAASALFNLSITHENKARIVQAKAVKYLVEMLDPGLEMVDKAVALLANLSGVGEGRQEIVRGGGVPLLVETVDSGSGRGKENAASVLLQLCLNSPKFCTLVLQEGAIPPLVALSQSGTQRAKEKAQQLLSHFRNQRGARMKKGRS, from the exons ATGGAGGAGATTGAGTGTTTTAAGCAAGAGAGGACATTAACCGAACACATTAACAATGCTTTACGGAATCAGACAGATGATAATGATGATCTTGACAGCATTATTCAAATGATTGGGTTGGTATCAAACCAGGACCTCTTAAAGGAAAGCATTGCTGTGGAGAAGGAGCAGATGGACCAACTGATAGATCTCGTCTCTTGCATCCGTGAACACATGCTCAAGACCGAGTTTCTTGAAGTGGCTAAAGGTGTCTCAACACCTCCTTACTTCCGGTGTCCTTTGTCTACAGAACTCATGGTTGATCCGGTGATAGTAGCTTCAGGACAGACATTCGACAGAACATCTATCAAGGAATGGCTTGACAACGGGTTAGCTGTTTGTCCCAGGACGAGGCAGGTGCTCTCTCATCAAGAACTCATTCCAAACTACACAGTTAAGGCTATGATTGAGAGTTGGTTGGAGGCAAACAATATCACCCTTGCTGTTAACTCCGGTGCTGATGCTTCATCCATAGCTAATAACATGGGTTCTAATGACTTCAACCGCACAGAGAGCTTTCGTTTCTCTTTAAGAAGCAGTAGTTTTACCTCAAGATCATCTGTTGAAGCTGGAAATGGGTTTGAGAAAGTGAAGATCAACGTGCCTGCTAGTGTAAGCAAGGACTTTGAGATCTTTGAACTTTCTTCTCAGGAGCAGTCTTATACTCATAGCAGGAGTGAATCAGTTTGCAGTGTTGTCTCTTCGGTTGATTACGTTCCTTCCTTGACAAGTGAGACACAAAGCTTACCGATGAACCAACAAAGCTATAGTGAAGCGAGTACTAACGAGTGTTCTGTACAAACAATGATGACTTCACATACCATAAAGTTGGTAGAAGATCTTAAAACCGGATCTAACAAAGAGAAGACTGCTGCTGCTGCTGAGATACGTCGTCTGACCATCAACAGCGTTGAGAATCGTGTCCACATTGGGCGTTGCGGTGCCATCACTCCACTGCTTTCACTTCTATACTCGGAAGAGAAGCTAACGCAAGAACAAGCAGTCACAGCTCTCCTGAATCTTTCCATTAGTGAAGTAAACAAAGCCATGATTGTGGAAGCTGGAGCTATAGAGCCGCTTGTTCACGTTCTGAACACAGGAAACGACAGAACCAAAGAGAACTCAGCAGCTACATTGTTCAGTCTTTCTGTTGTCCAAGTCAACAGGGAGAGAATAGGGCAGTGTAACGCGGCGATACATGCTCTGGTGAGTCTTCTTGGGAAGGGAACGTTGAGAGGGAAGAAAGACGCTGCTTCTGCTTTGTTCAATCTCTCTATAACTCATGAGAACAAGGCTCGGATCGTGCAAGCTAAGGCGGTTAAGTATCTTGTGGAGATGTTGGATCCGGGTTTGGAGATGGTTGATAAAGCGGTTGCTCTTCTTGCGAATCTTTCTGGAGTTGGGGAAGGGCGTCAAGAGATTGTTAGGGGAGGTGGGGTTCCGTTGCTTGTTGAAACTGTTGATTCAGGGTCTGGGAGAGGGAAAGAGAATGCAGCTTCTGTGCTGCTTCAGTTGTGTTTGAATAGTCCTAAGTTTTGCACTTTGGTTTTGCAAGAAGGTGCTATACCTCCGCTTGTTGCCTTGTCTCAGTCTGGTACACAGAGAGCGAAAGAGAAG GCACAGCAACTACTAAGCCACTTCAGGAACCAGCGTGGTGCAAGGATGAAGAAAGGTAGATCATGA